Genomic segment of Salvia splendens isolate huo1 chromosome 12, SspV2, whole genome shotgun sequence:
GTAGATCTGAGACTTGGAAAGGATCGGTTCCACTTCCATATGTGATGGCTAGACCTTCCCATAGGTCTCGAGTTGTCGCATATTGTGATACTTCACTGACGAGGTTTGCTTCGATGTTGTTTATGATCCAATTGAAGCAGCAGTGATCTCTTTGCTCCCATTTTGGATAGCTTGGATCATCGATTGGGAGGGAGCCTGTAACTCTATTGATGTGAGACGAAAGGCCTTTTCCTCCAATTGCCCATTTCATCAGAGTTGTCCAGAGGGAGTAATTGTCTCCATTGAGTTTGGTTTGGACATGAATCTCCCCCAATGATTCTGGTTGATTTgagggtggaggtggtggttgtTCTTGGGTTTTTGGTGGTATATTAATCTTCCTGAGGAACTCGGCCAATTGGGCAGTGAATTCCCCTGGGAAATTCATCAAAGGTTGGTTGGTGTTTGTAGCTTCTGAGTCAGATTCTGACATGGctatttttctgatttttccaGGTTTAAAAAAGGGCCGGGAAAGGTATATCCGGGACTGTGATGAGAATTTTCTGAGTCCCACACCGTTgcaacctgctctgataccatcttaaagatggtaatcgagagaggcattGTATGGAAGATTAAATATGGTGGCAAAAGTAGGGAAATagtttttattgtattttatgTTGTGTTGTGAAGAGTTACAGTAGCCCCATTTTATAGGGTAGTACAAACATGTGATACATCCCCCTTTCACTCTAGGAACTACAAATGATTTAATGTTCCTAGGTAATACCATGTAATTTATTGTGATAGCAATTACCAATTAGTTGGTAAATGGTACTAGCCGTTGGGTGATTCTTGACAATAGGGATGTACCAAAAacaaaatagtttctatttttagggaacggaggaaatatataaaagtagtatcaacattttactaactttttcaaccgaTCTTCTATTACTCCTTTCGTCCGCCATTAAAATTTCTCATTGGAACACATTgaaggatggagggagtactgtGTATTTGACAAACATATGTTATGATGCAGTGGGGATAGTGATCAATGCAGAACTACATAGTTCTGCATAATTGTTATTATTTGATAACTATAAAAGTTTATTTTTAgcccatttttaaaaaatctgattttaaaaacatgaaaaacattACTACTATTTTAGATTGTTTACTGGGGTCAATTTTTTGtcagtttttaatttattttagaaaGAATGATCTAAAACAatctaaaattatttttcaatacTTTTAAAAAAGTTTTGCATTAGGAATTAGTTCTATTTAAGTCAGATTCCGATGCAGTGGTTCCTGATGCCCGCCCATTTGAATCCAGTTTCAGTGGATCCAAATTTACGAGGCCGTAGAATTGATGCGCGGCCCGCGTGCCCCTAAATTTGCAACGCCACAAAACAGAAACCAATCTCAAGCCCATTTGAGATTTATACTTTTATGTAAAAACTATTGTCAGTTAAAGCCTAGGTAGGTATCGCGTTTGATGAGCGTTTCTGaagttaataatttatttatgcatATAAATTTAATACATACCACCATTTTCACAAATACTCCACTAACTAACAAAACTGACAAAGAGTAAATAAAAACTCATGTATTTAGTGGAAAAATTATGAGATAGAACTCCATATTATCATACAAAATTAATAACTAGTGTAGATAAAATCTTAGATAcgtatataataaaatttgaaattcataatatgtaaaaaaaaagaTTGTAGTGCCTTAATTATCTATTGGTTAAGGAATCAAACATTATTAGACGTAAATTAAATTACTTTTGAGAAATGCTTGAAAATTCAAAACAAATTCAACCTGTTTACTTCACAGTTGATGAGTGTGATTTGAATATGTGAATCGGACGGATTAAATATCGGTTTGGTGTTAAACCGGCCAAATCAAAACATTGAGTAGAAGGATTGCATGGAAATCCCATGTCACACAAAACACAAAGTGATTACACGTGAAATCACATGGCCCCAATCGTAAAAAGAGTATAACTTGAGTCGCAACACGTTCTCATCAAACTAGTACAAAAACCTTTGTACGGACCATCAATCAATGAATTCAGTTATTGAAACCCTAATAaagtagtacttcctccgtccctccTCTGTAatagatgcatttcttttcgacacgagatttaagaaaaaaattgttttaaacgagttaagtaaaaggagaataaagtagaaaggaaaaaggtggagagatgaagagagagtaaagtaattTTTTCTTGTGTCCTCTTTACTATATTGACTTGCTTCATTCTTACTACTATGTCTATGTATGATGTAtacagaaatgaaaaaaaggtaATTTGTAATCAGCCACGTATCAAAAGAAGCAAAATTAGTAGCAGTGTGTGTGGGTGGAGTTGAGATGCACGTGCATCTCCAAATCTCACTCGCTTTTCCACTTTCCTGTGATCTGATCAAAACCAATCTTCAACACTTTCTACTTCAACCAACAACCATGAAGAATTGGAGACTCAACTTCCACCAATCATGGTCTCAGCTTTCTGACTGTgtatgcatgcatatatatagagtgAGAGGAGCTGTTCCTACGACTATACGATTTGTATGTTAACCATAATAAATGAGAATGTATCTAACTAGTTAGTCAAAGGGAATGAACAAAAGAAAGAGCCTCAACACTGTTTTTGGTGGTGTTGATGGGAATTGGAGAATCAAAGCACGATTCGACATATTTTTAGGTGATTGTATGCAGATTatacattaaataaataaatttatgaatGAAATGTCTGATTGAATAATTTTTACTACTAAGTATTAGTCtttatatattcaataaatTGGAGAATGAGATGAAGTTGGTGTTCCAttttctagataaaatagtactagcttgactaattattccatgattatccatctaggattgagttgtggaattgaatctcatgaactaaacacactatatatatttaatccCGAGATACAATCTTGTAAACCGAAAACCCTCGAAGAGTATTAAGTTATACTTTTTCATTTAAACATGCTCTTCTAAGCCTTACGTTGTCATCAATGCTTAACCTACCGGATTCCGGCTACAGCCAATCCTATCGGGTTATTCGTTACCCGTTGCTCGTGCTAAAAAATTTCAGGCTCTAAATGTTCGACCATAAGTCTCTTTTTGtttgatatattttgatttatattaACATCACAcctttaaaattaatactccctagtAAAGCCTAAAATAAGAAAAGGGTCTAATTAATTAAGAAGGCCAAAATATGGGCcttaatttcatatattatgTCTATATCTATGTTACACCTCAATCTAATTTAAGAAATGTACATGTTCATTTCGAATAGAGCTCCCATTTATACATTCTCTGGGTTTTCAAACAACTCAGATTATGGCCTCTTTAAATGAGGTATAATGTTGATATTATAAATTAGACTTTACTCTTTGAATTATGCATTTAGTGGCTGTAGATTAAtttgaaataataatttaaatagatTATGTGCAGAGGTAGCCTTTAATTGACGTGATATATATGTTGCCAATTTTGTAGGAAATTTTGGGTCTTAGAGGTAGCCTTCAATTGACGTGATATGATTTACCACTATACCCATTGACAAAAGTTGCGTTTGTAACTAAATCAgtaaaattaatcaaataaaaaagatataaaaaataattaaaatatcattaataaaaaatgaaattcatctcattaaatatataaataactcTTAGAAAAACCTTTAACAATATCGTAAAACTTGAAATTGATCTCCACATAGACAAAGAGATACCAGTAAAGTGTAAAACCAAGCGGATCTGGTCTTCACATGTAACTATGTAAATAGGAGTATATCATAGTAATTCTGAAACAAATGCGCAAAGTCACAAAAGGACTATACTTGGTCTTGGAGCATATACTCGcttcgtccgccattaggagtctcatttgagtttggcacgggttttaagaaatataaaagaaagtgggtgagaaaagatagtggaatgtgagacccatttttatatattagttttataatagaatgtgagtgggATGAGTTTGTAGAAAGTGAAGTGTAcctactatttatagtaaaagtgaaccgggactcctaatggcagacGAACAAAAATggtcaaccgggactcctaatggcagacggagggagtatgatttataCAAAATACTACCTATAAACctaataaaacataaataaatacaaaatagaagaaataaattctaaaatttcaaaaaaaccCCAAGTGGGACTCGAACTAGGAACCTCGTTGTTAATAGGCCATAATTCTACCCAACTGCACTAAATTTTCATGTTTGTAATATTACTTACATATATTGTACTAGTACATAGTAAATAATCAATTGGGTGAGGGGCCCAAGGGCCCCCCGCCCCACCCTGCCTCTGTCCCTGCCAATAATGcataagggtgtccactataatgaggcgcggctatagccgcgtttgGGGAAAaagcggggcggaagcggggtgggttatagtgggaagggtgtccgccgcgggggTGGACGGGGCGAGTGGGGCGAGATGCGGCGGACGCGCGATAGCCGTGTGcgcggcgaggacgcggcgggggtgctatagccgcgcctataggcgcggcgcctatagtggagACATTAGCCGCGGCGGTTGCatgcgattttttatttttttttttcacttcaattcacctataaatacaccccactccattcattattttcacaccattcaaacacaacatctatacaaatttctctcactacaatttggggtcggaaatgaacaatttgtggagagacaactggaatgctctgattcaacaggtgcaacaccaggccgcccaggaggtagcggcccgtttggcggaggaggcggaggatgcggaggatccgatccctcgcaccattactcatcggcggacaatcccacgagaccacgtcggtgctcaccaacgtttaatggatgattacttcgtggataacccccgttatccacccgagatattccgccggagattcaggatgtcgcaGCGGCTGTTCAattatatagcgacgaatttggcggagcgttaccggtgcttcaccctccggcgtgatgcggctggccggatcgggttgtccacacaacagaagtgcaccgctgcaatccgacagcttgcctacgccggaccagcggacatgttcgatgaatacctacagatgggtgagactactggcctcacggtgcttaggcagttctgtaaggggatccgggaaattttcggtggggagtttctacggaagcccaaCCCGGATGAGTGTCAGCGCCTACTTGATATGCACGGGTCGGTGCACGGCTTCCCAGGAAtggatttgcggcagagcgatgggcgccggaagagggtgcaagtacaagtcacggtgtcgcctccgcgccgatccagatgggcgtaccacagagcaatgaatatttgatccaacgcttcgctgatatgcgcaggaccacatcacataacacaatgcaggccgatttgattgaagaagtgtgggcacgtaggggaggtggtggcgttgtgtaaacttgatagtgatttgtactagattcaatgtagtgtgtgattttaattttaaatataatttagtgtgtaatcctaattttaattttaatttctattttatttttatttttatttttatttttatttttatttttaattcgtatagtcggcttcttctaattacgtatagcccgataaagttgttcataattacttgaaatattataaaataaaagttgattataaaattttggggctattggaggtgtccaccatagtggcggacacaaaattttggggctatggacaacaaaattggggctattgacaaaaactggggcggggctattgggcgtgtccgccttatagtggacactctaaccCCATATCGCCTTAATCCTAACATCGAATGTATTCCCCCGGTGCATTGTGATATATTCCATCTCATCGGCTGATGCCACATCTGGTGAGGTGAGCAATAAGATTAATCGGTTTAGCTGGTAGGCAACTATTTTGGACAAATTGTGGACTAGTTTAAACACAAGGGGAGACTTATGTCCAAAAAATTTCCATAGCCTTCGGCTCCCAAGTGTTACGAACAATAATACATGATTGATCTACACGTGCGTCAACAAGCATTAGCTTCTCAGGCAAGCACAATGCTTGTTGTATATGGTTGCATCGGTTCGGTTAAGTCTAACGCCTTAGACAGAACTCGAGTCTGACTTATCTACACATGCGTCAATATGGCAACATTGAAATGCAACATTTCATCATCGTGCGAAAGTATTTACACACAATTCCTTGCCACAAGAAAGAGTTGGAAATCCATGATATTACAAGGTCTATTAGATCCTTTAAATCCCTCTTGCTAAACAAAGGTACACCACCCCCTAtgttgttgaatcaaaaccaaCGCAAAATACTACTCAAGTTGGATTGAAATTGAGAGGAAAGTATAGACAAAAAAACAATAAGAAACTAGGGATCTACATTACATTTTTAAATTAGGCCACTCACATAAGACTAGGATCCTTTTAGTGTTCGTTTGGTATTTAGGTTTAAATTGTCTAAGAACTTAACAATTATGttaaattaattagttttagATAGCTGAATTATTAGTAGTTGGTATTTGATACTCCTATATTAGATTATCATGCAATTAATTTTAGTTATCTAAATGATTAAAGTTCGGTATTTggtatattaaattaattatgtgtaaataactatattttttgtttgagtATATTAATTTGTATTTATGATTCAATCATGAATGGAAATTATTATTTAACAAAAATACATTTTAGAAGAAGAAAACGATAGCCACAATTAGGGGAGAAGACTGGATAGATGAATTAAAAatgatgtttttatttgtttttttttttgagtttttgatGACTAACCATATGCACATGCAATTATAATTTTAACTTTTGAAATTGAATACTATAAATTGAGACTAAA
This window contains:
- the LOC121757464 gene encoding uncharacterized protein LOC121757464, which produces MSESDSEATNTNQPLMNFPGEFTAQLAEFLRKINIPPKTQEQPPPPPSNQPESLGEIHVQTKLNGDNYSLWTTLMKWAIGGKGLSSHINRVTGSLPIDDPSYPKWEQRDHCCFNWIINNIEANLVSEVSQYATTRDLWEGLAITYGSGTDPFQVSDLHIQAYNMKQGSMSLESLWNKFQDLWISIDEMDPNPMDTPTTIEKYNKITQRHRLYQFLWALDDRYDTIKREILNKDSLPTVRSAYGLVRRESANERVPKPHGDS